A single region of the Branchiostoma lanceolatum isolate klBraLanc5 chromosome 1, klBraLanc5.hap2, whole genome shotgun sequence genome encodes:
- the LOC136427594 gene encoding DNA repair protein RAD51 homolog 4-like isoform X1 — MAPLKVGLCPALTAEVLNSLQHAGVRTVTEFVCMDLELMMTRCCVSYKDLVAIRKVLLVQFSAFPVGGSSWYEEILSTTAILSTGNSRLDDMLDGGIYTGALTELMGAPGSGKTQICMSVAIHVASRLEQNVLYVDTTGACSGRRLQEMLQNSAGDKESAALSRIGFRRIFDPWQLLDLLQKTKAAISKQSELFYSKLKLMIVDSVAAVISPTLGGLQTEGHAVMLNVSRQLKVLSSEHAIAVLMTNNVVQGELSEPWPGLGRSWQHIPNTRLLVQVTGTQDRQMLLLKTPRLPRYLSATLKLSAAGILDLHTHTGQEAQRQLEV, encoded by the exons ATGGCACCTCTGAAAGTTGGCCTTTGCCCAGCTCTGACCGCAGAAGTGCTGAATTCTCTCCAGCATGCTGGTGTCAGAACAG tAACAGAATTTGTCTGTATGGATTTAGAGTTGATGATGACAAGATGCTGTGTTTCATACAAG GACCTGGTGGCCATCCGTAAGGTTCTCCTGGTGCAGTTCTCAGCTTTCCCAGTAGGAGGCAGCAGCTGGTATGAAGAGATTCTGTCAACTACAGCAATCCTCAGTACAGGGAACTCCAG ACTTGATGATATGCTGGATGGTGGAATCTACACTGGTGCGTTGACTGAACTAATGGGAGCTCCAGGAAGTGGCAAAACACAG ATCTGCATGAGTGTAGCCATCCATGTTGCCTCCAGACTTGAGCAGAATGTCCTGTACGTCGACACCACGGGGGCCTGCAGTGGGCGCAGGCTGCAGGAGATGCTGCAGAACTCTGCAGGGGAtaaggag AGTGCAGCACTGTCCAGAATTGGCTTCAGAAGAATCTTTGACCCCTGGCAACTTCTTGATTTGCTGCAGAAAACAAAGGCTGCTATCAGCAAACAG AGTGAACTTTTCTACTccaagttgaagttgatgatAGTGGACTCTGTTGCAGCTGTCATTTCTCCTACACTTGGAGGTCTACAGACAGAAG GTCATGCAGTTATGTTGAATGTTTCCAGGCAGCTAAAAGTATTGTCCAGTGAGCATGCCATTGCTGTTCTT ATGACAAATAATGTTGTCCAAGGTGAGTTGAGTGAGCCGTGGCCTGGCCTGGGTCGCTCATGGCAGCACATCCCCAACACCAGACTGTTGGTACAGGTGACAGGCACTCAGGACAGACAGATGCTGCTGCTGAAAACTCCCAGATTG CCAAGATACCTGTCTGCAACTCTGAAATTGTCAGCTGCAGGGATTCTAGATCTCCACACTCACACAGGCCAAGAAGCACAGAGACAGTTGGAAGTATAA
- the LOC136427594 gene encoding DNA repair protein RAD51 homolog 4-like isoform X2 → MAPLKVGLCPALTAEVLNSLQHAGVRTVTEFVCMDLELMMTRCCVSYKDLVAIRKVLLVQFSAFPVGGSSWYEEILSTTAILSTGNSRLDDMLDGGIYTGALTELMGAPGSGKTQICMSVAIHVASRLEQNVLYVDTTGACSGRRLQEMLQNSAGDKESAALSRIGFRRIFDPWQLLDLLQKTKAAISKQSELFYSKLKLMIVDSVAAVISPTLGGLQTEGHAVMLNVSRQLKVLSSEHAIAVLMTNNVVQGELSEPWPGLGRSWQHIPNTRLLVQVTGTQDRQMLLLKTPRLGDGGET, encoded by the exons ATGGCACCTCTGAAAGTTGGCCTTTGCCCAGCTCTGACCGCAGAAGTGCTGAATTCTCTCCAGCATGCTGGTGTCAGAACAG tAACAGAATTTGTCTGTATGGATTTAGAGTTGATGATGACAAGATGCTGTGTTTCATACAAG GACCTGGTGGCCATCCGTAAGGTTCTCCTGGTGCAGTTCTCAGCTTTCCCAGTAGGAGGCAGCAGCTGGTATGAAGAGATTCTGTCAACTACAGCAATCCTCAGTACAGGGAACTCCAG ACTTGATGATATGCTGGATGGTGGAATCTACACTGGTGCGTTGACTGAACTAATGGGAGCTCCAGGAAGTGGCAAAACACAG ATCTGCATGAGTGTAGCCATCCATGTTGCCTCCAGACTTGAGCAGAATGTCCTGTACGTCGACACCACGGGGGCCTGCAGTGGGCGCAGGCTGCAGGAGATGCTGCAGAACTCTGCAGGGGAtaaggag AGTGCAGCACTGTCCAGAATTGGCTTCAGAAGAATCTTTGACCCCTGGCAACTTCTTGATTTGCTGCAGAAAACAAAGGCTGCTATCAGCAAACAG AGTGAACTTTTCTACTccaagttgaagttgatgatAGTGGACTCTGTTGCAGCTGTCATTTCTCCTACACTTGGAGGTCTACAGACAGAAG GTCATGCAGTTATGTTGAATGTTTCCAGGCAGCTAAAAGTATTGTCCAGTGAGCATGCCATTGCTGTTCTT ATGACAAATAATGTTGTCCAAGGTGAGTTGAGTGAGCCGTGGCCTGGCCTGGGTCGCTCATGGCAGCACATCCCCAACACCAGACTGTTGGTACAGGTGACAGGCACTCAGGACAGACAGATGCTGCTGCTGAAAACTCCCAGATTG GGAGATGGCGGAGAAACGTGA
- the LOC136427594 gene encoding DNA repair protein RAD51 homolog 4-like isoform X3 — translation MDLELMMTRCCVSYKDLVAIRKVLLVQFSAFPVGGSSWYEEILSTTAILSTGNSRLDDMLDGGIYTGALTELMGAPGSGKTQICMSVAIHVASRLEQNVLYVDTTGACSGRRLQEMLQNSAGDKESAALSRIGFRRIFDPWQLLDLLQKTKAAISKQSELFYSKLKLMIVDSVAAVISPTLGGLQTEGHAVMLNVSRQLKVLSSEHAIAVLMTNNVVQGELSEPWPGLGRSWQHIPNTRLLVQVTGTQDRQMLLLKTPRLPRYLSATLKLSAAGILDLHTHTGQEAQRQLEV, via the exons ATGGATTTAGAGTTGATGATGACAAGATGCTGTGTTTCATACAAG GACCTGGTGGCCATCCGTAAGGTTCTCCTGGTGCAGTTCTCAGCTTTCCCAGTAGGAGGCAGCAGCTGGTATGAAGAGATTCTGTCAACTACAGCAATCCTCAGTACAGGGAACTCCAG ACTTGATGATATGCTGGATGGTGGAATCTACACTGGTGCGTTGACTGAACTAATGGGAGCTCCAGGAAGTGGCAAAACACAG ATCTGCATGAGTGTAGCCATCCATGTTGCCTCCAGACTTGAGCAGAATGTCCTGTACGTCGACACCACGGGGGCCTGCAGTGGGCGCAGGCTGCAGGAGATGCTGCAGAACTCTGCAGGGGAtaaggag AGTGCAGCACTGTCCAGAATTGGCTTCAGAAGAATCTTTGACCCCTGGCAACTTCTTGATTTGCTGCAGAAAACAAAGGCTGCTATCAGCAAACAG AGTGAACTTTTCTACTccaagttgaagttgatgatAGTGGACTCTGTTGCAGCTGTCATTTCTCCTACACTTGGAGGTCTACAGACAGAAG GTCATGCAGTTATGTTGAATGTTTCCAGGCAGCTAAAAGTATTGTCCAGTGAGCATGCCATTGCTGTTCTT ATGACAAATAATGTTGTCCAAGGTGAGTTGAGTGAGCCGTGGCCTGGCCTGGGTCGCTCATGGCAGCACATCCCCAACACCAGACTGTTGGTACAGGTGACAGGCACTCAGGACAGACAGATGCTGCTGCTGAAAACTCCCAGATTG CCAAGATACCTGTCTGCAACTCTGAAATTGTCAGCTGCAGGGATTCTAGATCTCCACACTCACACAGGCCAAGAAGCACAGAGACAGTTGGAAGTATAA